In a single window of the Subtercola sp. PAMC28395 genome:
- the cysE gene encoding serine O-acetyltransferase, with protein sequence MAESPKPSQPPGFFGRLREDLAVALRRDPAARSRVEVLLGYSGMHALWAHRLSHRLWQRDGLKGLARLVSQFARFLTGVEIHPGATIGRRVFIDHGMGVVIGETAVVGNDVLIYHGVTLGGTGASHGPRHPTVEDDVLLGAGAKLLGPITIGRGSAVGANAVVLTDAPPHSLITGVPAVVRPRVHRQVP encoded by the coding sequence GTGGCTGAATCACCGAAGCCTTCGCAGCCCCCCGGCTTCTTCGGTCGCCTCCGCGAAGACCTCGCCGTAGCCCTGCGGCGTGACCCCGCTGCACGGTCGCGTGTCGAAGTGCTGCTCGGGTATTCCGGCATGCACGCGCTCTGGGCGCACCGCCTGTCGCACCGCCTCTGGCAGCGTGATGGGCTGAAGGGTCTGGCGCGCCTCGTTTCGCAGTTCGCCCGGTTCCTGACCGGCGTCGAGATCCATCCCGGTGCCACCATCGGCCGTCGGGTCTTCATCGACCACGGAATGGGCGTCGTGATCGGCGAGACGGCGGTCGTCGGCAACGATGTTCTCATCTACCACGGCGTGACCCTCGGTGGTACAGGTGCGTCTCACGGGCCCCGCCACCCGACAGTCGAAGACGATGTGCTGCTGGGTGCGGGTGCAAAGCTTCTCGGCCCGATCACCATCGGCAGGGGAAGCGCGGTCGGTGCCAATGCTGTCGTACTGACGGATGCCCCGCCGCACTCGCTCATCACCGGGGTTCCGGCGGTGGTACGCCCGAGGGTCCATCGTCAGGTGCCGTGA
- a CDS encoding inositol monophosphatase family protein: MTFSLSDDLALALRLADAADTISLRRFRSLDLVVDQKPDRTPVTDADRAVERAIREGLATERTGDSILGEEYGTEGESTRQWIIDPIDGTANFLRGVPVWATLIALVIDGVPSVGVVSSPALGKRWWASLGNGAWMTENSAGGSPVDSTGEGNGADPGALTVEPRRLGVSKVADLLDASISYNSLKGWDEAGHLDDLLRLSRSVWRTRAYGEMWAYMMVAEGLVDVAGEYDLQPYDVAALIPIVEEAGGVFTSIEGDPAIGSGSALATNGLLHSETVRLLKS, from the coding sequence GTGACTTTCTCCCTGAGCGACGACCTCGCCCTCGCACTGCGGCTGGCCGACGCAGCCGACACGATCTCGCTGCGCCGCTTTCGTTCCCTCGACCTCGTGGTCGACCAGAAGCCCGATCGAACACCGGTGACGGATGCCGACCGGGCAGTCGAACGTGCCATTAGAGAGGGTCTCGCTACTGAGCGCACCGGCGACTCGATCCTCGGCGAGGAATACGGCACCGAAGGCGAATCGACGAGGCAGTGGATCATCGATCCCATCGATGGCACGGCTAACTTTCTGCGCGGTGTGCCGGTCTGGGCCACCCTCATCGCGCTCGTGATCGACGGCGTGCCCTCTGTCGGAGTGGTGAGCTCCCCGGCTCTGGGCAAGCGCTGGTGGGCATCCCTCGGCAACGGCGCATGGATGACGGAGAACAGTGCCGGCGGCAGCCCTGTAGACAGCACCGGAGAGGGCAACGGAGCCGATCCCGGCGCCCTCACTGTAGAACCCCGTCGTCTCGGCGTATCCAAAGTCGCCGACCTTCTGGACGCCTCCATCAGCTACAACAGTCTCAAGGGGTGGGACGAGGCCGGTCACCTCGATGACCTGCTCCGCCTCAGTCGCAGCGTCTGGCGCACCCGCGCCTACGGGGAGATGTGGGCGTACATGATGGTCGCAGAGGGCCTGGTCGACGTCGCGGGTGAATACGATCTGCAGCCCTATGACGTCGCCGCTCTCATTCCCATCGTCGAAGAGGCAGGCGGGGTCTTCACAAGCATTGAGGGAGATCCGGCAATCGGGTCAGGCAGTGCACTTGCAACGAATGGGCTCCTCCACAGCGAAACAGTGCGACTGCTGAAAAGCTAG
- the cysK gene encoding cysteine synthase A yields the protein MSQIYDNITDLVGHTPLVRINRLTAGIDATILAKLEFYNPANSVKDRIGVAIIDAAEKSGALKPGGTIVEGTSGNTGIALAMVGAARGYKVILTMPETMSMERRVVLRAYGAELVLTPGADGMKGAVETANRIAAETEGAILAHQFENEANPAIHHATTGPEIWNDTDGAVDIFVAGIGTGGTITGAGHFLREQKPGIQIVGVEPIDSPILNGGAPGPHKIAGIGANFVPDILDREVYDEIIDVSLDDSIRVSRQLATDEGILSGISSGAIMWAALELAKRPENAGKTIVAIVCDFGERYVSSVLYDDIRG from the coding sequence ATGTCACAGATCTACGACAACATCACCGACCTCGTGGGCCACACCCCGCTGGTCCGTATCAACAGGCTCACGGCTGGCATCGACGCCACCATTCTGGCCAAGCTCGAGTTCTACAACCCCGCGAACAGCGTCAAAGACCGCATCGGCGTCGCCATCATCGATGCAGCCGAGAAATCCGGTGCACTGAAGCCCGGTGGCACGATCGTCGAAGGCACGAGCGGCAACACCGGCATTGCGCTGGCCATGGTCGGCGCTGCCCGTGGCTACAAAGTGATTCTGACGATGCCCGAGACGATGAGCATGGAGCGCCGCGTGGTTCTGCGCGCCTACGGGGCCGAGCTGGTGCTGACGCCCGGCGCCGACGGCATGAAGGGTGCCGTCGAGACGGCGAACCGCATCGCTGCCGAGACCGAGGGGGCGATTCTGGCGCACCAGTTCGAGAACGAAGCCAACCCGGCCATCCACCACGCCACCACCGGCCCCGAGATCTGGAACGACACCGACGGCGCCGTCGACATCTTCGTCGCCGGTATCGGTACGGGCGGGACCATCACCGGCGCAGGGCACTTTCTTCGAGAGCAGAAGCCGGGCATCCAGATCGTCGGCGTCGAGCCGATCGACTCGCCCATTCTCAACGGTGGAGCACCGGGCCCGCACAAGATCGCGGGCATCGGCGCCAACTTCGTGCCCGACATTCTCGACCGCGAGGTCTACGACGAGATCATCGACGTGAGCCTCGACGATTCGATTCGTGTGTCGCGCCAGTTGGCCACCGACGAGGGAATCCTGTCGGGCATCTCGTCGGGCGCCATCATGTGGGCCGCCCTCGAGCTCGCCAAGAGGCCCGAGAACGCCGGAAAGACCATCGTTGCGATCGTGTGCGACTTCGGCGAGCGGTACGTCTCGTCGGTGCTCTACGACGACATTCGTGGCTGA
- a CDS encoding cysteine desulfurase family protein — MIYLDSAATTAIRREVLEAMWPYLTGDFGNPSSTHSLGERASAALGEARATVARLLGARVNEVIFTAGGTEADNLALKGIALANPRGRHLVTTPIEHEAVLESCDYLRRHHGFEVTLLPVDGTGLVDPERFAAALRPDTTLASIMFANNEIGTVQPVAELAAVAARAGVPLHSDAVQAAGWLDLDIRQLGLDALTISGHKLGAPKGIGALVVRGRLSLEPVLHGGGQERGARSGTENVVGAVGLATALTLAEQTRVDDAHRVRALRDEFITTVKSTVPDALLTGHETSRLPGHASFCFARTSGEAVLLELERRGVVCSSGSACAAGSDEPSHVLLAVGIDPGLAQTAVRFTFGAGTTAGDLQLAAAAVHEAVLAVRGLTPEPSGGARPPRTGVPAT; from the coding sequence ATGATCTACCTCGACTCTGCCGCCACCACTGCCATACGGCGCGAGGTTCTCGAGGCGATGTGGCCCTACCTCACGGGAGATTTCGGCAACCCGTCGAGCACCCATTCGCTGGGGGAGCGCGCGTCGGCGGCGCTCGGGGAGGCCCGTGCCACGGTGGCGCGACTGCTCGGAGCGCGGGTGAACGAAGTCATCTTCACCGCAGGGGGTACCGAAGCCGACAACCTCGCACTCAAGGGAATCGCCCTGGCGAACCCACGGGGGCGACACCTCGTGACGACGCCGATCGAACACGAAGCCGTGCTCGAATCGTGCGACTATCTGCGGCGTCACCACGGGTTCGAAGTGACGCTGTTGCCGGTCGACGGCACGGGCCTGGTCGACCCCGAACGGTTCGCCGCCGCACTGCGGCCCGACACCACGCTGGCTTCGATCATGTTCGCGAACAATGAGATCGGCACAGTCCAGCCGGTTGCCGAACTCGCCGCTGTCGCCGCGCGGGCAGGGGTGCCATTGCACTCCGATGCGGTGCAGGCTGCCGGGTGGCTCGATCTCGACATCCGCCAGCTCGGTCTCGATGCTCTCACGATTTCGGGGCACAAACTCGGTGCACCGAAAGGTATCGGCGCCCTGGTTGTTCGCGGCAGGCTCTCCCTCGAACCGGTTCTCCACGGAGGCGGGCAGGAGCGTGGGGCGCGCTCAGGCACCGAGAACGTCGTCGGAGCGGTGGGGCTGGCGACCGCCCTCACACTTGCAGAACAGACCAGAGTAGATGACGCCCACCGTGTGAGGGCACTCCGTGACGAATTCATCACCACGGTGAAGTCGACGGTACCGGATGCCCTGCTGACCGGGCACGAGACCTCGAGGCTGCCCGGCCACGCCTCTTTCTGTTTCGCCAGAACCAGTGGTGAGGCAGTGCTTCTCGAGCTGGAGCGGCGGGGTGTCGTGTGCTCGAGTGGATCGGCGTGTGCGGCCGGGAGCGACGAGCCATCCCACGTTCTCCTGGCGGTGGGAATCGATCCCGGACTGGCGCAGACCGCCGTTCGTTTCACTTTCGGCGCCGGCACGACCGCTGGCGATCTGCAGCTCGCGGCAGCCGCTGTGCATGAGGCCGTGCTGGCCGTTCGTGGCCTTACCCCAGAACCTTCCGGCGGCGCAAGGCCCCCCCGAACAGGTGTACCCGCAACGTAA
- the rsgA gene encoding ribosome small subunit-dependent GTPase A has translation MSWWSDGTEDEPDEFDEFDESTIRIRPNPKGNRPRTKTRPEHANAVRGRVLSVDRGRFGVLVHENTPEEALITASRARELGRLGIVTGDRVDLVGDTSGAEGSLSRIVRVDERTTLLRRSADDSDAVERIIVANADQMLIVVAAGNPEPRANLIDRYLIAAFDAGLAPILCITKTDVADPEPFLRQFDCFDLEIISGDKDSFPIGALKELLIGHTTVTVGHSGVGKSTLVNALVPGTDRAVGRVNDVTGRGRHTSSSTVCLRVLDDDGGSGWIIDTPGVRSFGLGHVDPANILRSFANYAIPAATLPPEAQGIALTQAHDWEIVDRIAAGELGESGKARLESLQKIITTLEK, from the coding sequence GTGAGCTGGTGGTCAGACGGCACCGAAGACGAGCCAGACGAATTCGATGAATTCGACGAATCGACCATTCGCATCCGGCCCAATCCCAAAGGCAATCGACCCCGCACCAAGACCAGGCCAGAACACGCGAATGCGGTTCGTGGACGGGTGCTGTCGGTTGATCGCGGTCGGTTCGGCGTGCTGGTGCACGAGAACACTCCAGAAGAGGCCCTGATCACGGCATCCAGGGCCAGAGAGCTGGGCCGTCTGGGAATCGTCACCGGCGACCGGGTCGATCTCGTCGGCGACACCAGCGGCGCGGAGGGTAGCCTGTCGCGCATCGTGCGGGTCGACGAACGCACCACGCTGCTGCGTCGGAGTGCGGACGACAGCGATGCCGTCGAGCGCATCATCGTGGCCAACGCCGACCAGATGCTCATAGTCGTTGCCGCAGGCAACCCCGAACCGCGGGCGAACCTGATCGACCGGTACCTGATCGCCGCGTTCGACGCAGGGCTCGCACCGATCCTCTGCATCACCAAAACCGACGTGGCCGACCCCGAACCGTTTCTCCGTCAGTTCGACTGCTTCGATCTCGAGATCATCAGCGGCGACAAAGACTCCTTTCCGATTGGTGCACTGAAGGAATTGCTCATCGGGCACACCACTGTGACGGTCGGTCATTCGGGCGTGGGCAAGTCGACCCTCGTCAATGCGCTCGTACCAGGAACGGACCGCGCAGTGGGCCGGGTCAACGACGTGACCGGCAGGGGTCGCCACACCTCATCGTCGACCGTGTGCCTGCGGGTACTTGACGACGACGGAGGTTCGGGCTGGATCATCGACACCCCCGGCGTGCGTTCGTTCGGTCTGGGACACGTCGACCCCGCCAACATCCTGCGATCATTTGCGAACTACGCCATTCCGGCGGCCACCCTTCCCCCTGAGGCCCAGGGAATCGCCCTCACCCAGGCTCACGACTGGGAGATCGTCGATCGCATCGCTGCTGGCGAGCTCGGCGAAAGCGGCAAGGCTCGCCTGGAATCGCTGCAGAAGATCATCACCACTCTCGAGAAGTGA
- the aroA gene encoding 3-phosphoshikimate 1-carboxyvinyltransferase produces the protein MLISRYSTPDFNPYGDAAPLPPNPDWSAPRARDRLAATVSLPGSKSLTNRELVLSALADAPSRLRSPLHSRDTTLMVAALRSLGVTIDDVAGPGRFGPDWVITPADELLGSTTIDCGLAGTVMRFLPPVSALALGPVMFDGDEGARKRPMATTISSLRALGVDIDSDGRSTLPFTVHGTGQVRGGDVTIDASSSSQFVSGLLLAGARFTEGLRLTHDGDRLPSMPHIEMTIAALGARGVKVETTGAGEWSISPGTISARDVDIEPDLSNAAPFLAAALVAGGSVTIVGWPSATTQVGDDLLDLLPLFGADVTREADRVTVTGGSGIRGVTLDLSTGGELAPALVAIAALADSPSTITGIGHIRHHETDRLAALATEINRLGGSVTELEDGLRIEPRPLHGGLWQTYHDHRMAHAGAIIGLAVDEVVVENIATTAKTLPEFAELWQAMVFGATDRGQAVSSISVPSSSHSPSPHSPSSLSPTSASVDSEAGSDESGAPA, from the coding sequence ATGCTGATCTCGAGATATTCCACACCCGACTTCAATCCGTACGGCGACGCAGCTCCCCTGCCGCCGAACCCGGACTGGTCTGCTCCGCGCGCGCGCGACAGACTCGCGGCCACGGTGTCGCTACCGGGATCGAAGAGCCTCACCAATCGAGAACTCGTGCTCTCAGCCCTCGCAGATGCACCGTCTCGCCTCCGTTCCCCGCTCCACAGCCGCGACACGACCCTCATGGTGGCCGCGCTGCGCTCGCTCGGCGTCACGATCGACGATGTCGCGGGCCCCGGCCGGTTCGGCCCCGACTGGGTCATCACACCGGCAGACGAACTGCTCGGCAGCACGACGATCGACTGTGGTCTTGCTGGCACGGTGATGCGATTCCTTCCTCCGGTGTCAGCACTCGCACTCGGTCCCGTCATGTTCGACGGCGACGAGGGTGCCAGAAAGCGGCCGATGGCGACGACGATCTCGTCATTGCGAGCGCTCGGCGTCGACATCGATTCCGACGGCCGATCCACCCTCCCGTTCACGGTGCACGGAACCGGCCAGGTCCGGGGCGGAGACGTCACCATCGACGCCTCCTCTTCTTCACAATTCGTCTCCGGCCTCCTGCTCGCTGGCGCACGGTTCACCGAAGGCCTTCGGCTCACTCACGACGGCGATCGCCTGCCGAGCATGCCCCACATCGAGATGACCATCGCCGCCCTGGGGGCGCGGGGCGTGAAAGTCGAAACCACAGGCGCCGGCGAGTGGTCGATCAGCCCCGGAACGATCTCCGCACGTGATGTGGACATCGAGCCAGACCTCTCGAACGCCGCACCGTTCCTCGCCGCAGCCCTTGTCGCCGGTGGCTCGGTGACCATCGTCGGCTGGCCTTCGGCGACCACCCAGGTCGGCGACGATCTCCTCGACCTACTGCCGCTGTTCGGCGCCGACGTCACGCGCGAGGCAGATCGGGTCACGGTGACGGGTGGTTCGGGCATCCGGGGCGTGACGCTCGACCTGAGTACCGGTGGCGAGCTCGCCCCCGCCCTCGTGGCGATCGCGGCTCTGGCCGATTCGCCGAGCACCATCACGGGCATCGGCCACATCAGGCACCACGAGACCGACAGGCTCGCAGCACTTGCCACGGAGATCAACCGCCTCGGCGGATCGGTGACCGAGCTCGAGGATGGCCTGCGCATCGAACCCCGGCCCCTGCACGGCGGGCTCTGGCAGACGTATCACGACCATCGTATGGCCCACGCCGGGGCGATCATCGGGCTGGCCGTCGACGAGGTTGTCGTCGAGAACATCGCCACCACCGCAAAGACGCTGCCCGAATTCGCCGAACTCTGGCAGGCCATGGTCTTCGGCGCGACCGATCGGGGCCAGGCGGTTTCTTCCATCTCTGTCCCGTCCAGCTCTCATTCGCCCAGCCCTCATTCGCCCAGTTCTCTTTCGCCCACCTCTGCTTCAGTCGACTCTGAGGCGGGCAGCGATGAGAGCGGGGCACCGGCGTGA